A window of Cydia amplana chromosome 16, ilCydAmpl1.1, whole genome shotgun sequence genomic DNA:
ttgatgtcaattacagttccgattcaaagaggcgattcaatttactaatttaaatatcttaataagccgttgtaatatcctaaatccacttataaaagtaaaataaatgacaaaaaataaacaaaaaataaaaaaaatcttgtttgatattagtaagagtaggggcattaaattgctcgttgtttatagagttagaaaaacatattactgatcacgactcaaatggcacactgtattaatacttatatttatgtatagtcgccatcagatatattggaacGGTCAAGGTgcgcacaaatatctgaacacgcctctattgtcaaggcgttagagtgcgtcttcagatattgtgaacaccttggccgacccgatatatctgatggtgactataCCTATTATGCTGCTAATAGTGCTAATGTTACCGTAACGCTACTTTTGGAAGTCTGCCGACATAATATTACACTATTTGTAGCAAGAAATCAAAGATTTGAAGATTTgggagtatttgtattgtattgtagttgtAGCACTTGTAGTCTAATCTAAAAACTGGACAAAGACAGCTCAATACATTGGGGTTTAGGTTAATCTGTTTTCAAAAGTTGGTACAGGAGCGTCTTTttgtcctttttagggttccgtacccaaagggtaaaaaacggaactctatttctaagacttcgctgtccgtccgtccgtccgtctgtcaccaggctgtatcttatgagccgcgatagctagacagttgaaatcttcacaaatgatgtatctctgttgccgctataacaacaaatactaaaaataaaataaaataaatatttaaggggggctcccatacaacaaacacgatgtttttgctctattttttgttgatggtgcggaaccctccgtgcgcgagtccgagtcGCACTTATAAGCCGTCAAATATAAGCGTATAGGGTATAGTATAGGGTGAGCTCTTTGAGTTTTTTGCTTCGGAAAATACGTGttctgttcaaaattacttatgtacctacggtCCGCTCTATACTTAGCTCACCCTGAAAATTGTTGACGCAACCCTCGCTCGTCTTTTTTGCAGAATATTGCCTATATTTGAATACGCTTAATCAGATCAGATAGGATGTATAGGTACTCgattttttataagtacatagCTGGTAGAAAAGAGCTTGTCCAACCATAATAGAAACAACTCTTTGGGTAACAAGATAATCTTATATGGCTGATTTGGAGAATATTTGACTGACGCTCCGTCCGCTTACTGCACTCCTAGAGGATAAACTACTGAATAAACGTGCCATTGGAACGTTTACAAAAGTGCGCTTTCGGAATTTtctcatatttttatatgggAATCGAAAATTATCATTTCTGTTGTTtcaaaatgaaagtttttttttgtttcctgTGTTTTTGGCTCCTTATTAAATCTCTGCGAAATTTTCCAACTTTTCGTAAACTTTACGCGCACTTGCAAATCTGTATGCTAAACAAAGATTGCCTATACCTAAACGAAATACGTAAGGCACGATAAGCAAATACATTTAACATTAACTCCTCCTTCAATTTAATGAAATGGTTTCAAGAATCAGGTAAGGTTTACGACCCTTTCTAATTCAGACTCGGACTGATTGTGAAAATTAATCAGCTTTTAAGCATTCAATTCATTTtgacaaaaaatgttttttccatCTCGATCAATCGAATTGATATTAAGAATCGCTTATTCATCTAACGTCAAAACTAAAAAGCTAACATAATCTACTCAGTACTTACCCTATAACCCAATGCCGCTTCGATTTTAAAAacgtatatgtgacgttatctatgaaaagggaccttatttcgatggcgcttacgccattattaacgatgttccgatataaatacaatgccgcgcgacgctgtgcggcgtaagcgccatcgacaataaggtcccttttcatggataatgccccatattttaAATTGGGTGAGATACGCGTCGCCGATGGCAGGCAAATATTTGCGGTAAACATCGGTAGGAAAACAGGAAAGCTCGTGGGGGAATATTCTTACTGAATTCAAGGCTTAAATTTAATCACATTTCAGTTTATCTTGTTAAACAAGACCGGCCGGAATGAAGGTTTACTAAAACCTAAATTGAAGGCAGTATACGTTACCATAGCTGGGCAATTTAGGCTAGGAgggtaatttaaactaatcgaaatatcttccatgttttacattattaactataTTAGAGTCACACACAACACATATTTTTCGCTATCTGGACATTTATGGCACTCTATAGTTAATAAAgttaaaacatggaagatatttcgattactTAGTTTAAATTACCCCGCAGATTTACAGATACTGTCAGCTACTGGCAGCATATGACACTCGAGTTGCAAGCAACTATAGGCTACGTTACCTAACCAATTTTTGAACTCAActtggaaaatatatttttttacttacattTAGGTAATTCATATTGTTAAccgattttaaaaattcaaaagGAGGAGATTCTCCGTTCGGTTTcgtttgttttctttttgttgaAGGTGAACAATctttagtaaaatatatttcatgcATGTAGCCTATTCCGAGGGGAAAATATATATGGCGAACCCAAATGCTCCAACAGTACTTGAAGTTTTTCGTGAAGTGTTTTGGAGGTTTTTGCGAGTCGTTTGCAAGGAAAGAGTGTATAAATTCGCCGTTTTCTTGAATTATTAGCCTGAACGGTTGAATAATTTAAGTGTTTGACTTCTTTATGTGAATACCAAGTGTTTTCAAGATTACATGGCTTAGCTCAGTTATAGGTACAAAAAAGTggataaaacaaaaaagttatgCAGCCACTTTCATAGAATTAATttccattttttagggttccgtagccaaatatacaaatatattatatttatattagtatatttatgtgcaataaagtatatacatacatacatacatacatacaaatggcaaaaaacggaacccttatagattcgtcatgtctgtctgtctgtccgtccgtctgtccgtctgtctgtccgtccgtatgtcacagccacttttttccgaaactataaggactatactgttgaaacttggtaagtagatgtattctgtgaaccgcattaagattttcacacaaaaatagaaaaaaaacaataaattttgggggttccccatactgtgaactgaaactcaaaatttttttttcatcaaacccacacgtatgtggggtatctatggataggtcttcaaaaatgatattgaggtctctaatatcatttttttctaaactgaatagtttgcgcgagagacacttccaaagtggtaaaatgtgtccccccccctgtaacttctaaaataagagaatgataaaactaaaaaaaaatatatgatgtacattaccatgcaaacttccaccgaaaattggtttgaacgagatctagtaagtagttttttttaatacgtcataaatcccctgaatacagaacccttcatgggcgagtccgactcgcacttggccgcttttttttactgcatTCTGATTACTCCAGGTTTTGCTCCGTCAAACACTTGCAATACTCTATATACCTAAGCCACACGTATAAAAACCGCATTGATATATCGGTCcatccgttggagagctacaatacaacagacagacaaacagacaaacatgGGCATCAAATATATAACACCACTTTTTGCGTCGAGGGTTAAAAGTTTGCTTTCTACGTTGTTGATATCAACGGATCATTTCCCTCAAAATATTAAATCATCTCATTAAGCCCGTTCCCAAGCTAACCGAATCCCATGGCGACCATAACCGCGGTAAAATTTATGACCCGTGAATGTCAAAGATACGTGACGTCATCCGTATTTACGGAGCCTACCGAAAACGGATACCTCTTGAAACACTTAATGTCGGGATAAGGGTCCGTTTCCGGTTTTCGTCTCTGATTCGGGAATTATTTGGCTAATAATCTGGGCTATTGTTCTGCTGAAAACTTATAATACCTAATGTTTTAGGGGCCGCGGCTGCTGAGTTAATATAATAAGCATAgacaaatataagtaaagaaagagtggtaactccatacatcagttttcttaccaaaacgcgagttatttcgtagtcgacatctagcgtcaagtagcgaaCATTTTCAGTACTGAAAGTTGACAACAGAGGTCGCGGCAAACAcaaactctaatgctcgacaattttcAGCTATAATATTATAACGAAATGCACCAGAactatattttcaactcctgcttataacattatttgtaaaaaaaaatttgtgatacatttttcgtcagtagcgaaacttGTGACATCTTTTGTGTTGTATATGTATGCAACTACCTATGCATGTGTGTGTGGCTGCGCCCACGATCCATCTTACTTACGTCAATAAAACAGTGTGCTATAAACCAACGTTCGTGTCACTCGTCTCCTCGGCCCTATACGTATCAGTGGCGACGTTTacccacattttaaaaagatgaGTGCTGTTTTCGGTGTCCTTCCGACTTTTGACCATAATGTGCAAGTttggaaaaattataaaagtcgTGTGTGTCAGTGGTTCATCGCTAATAATATTACAGAGGCTACAGATGCACAGGGGCAAAAACGACGAGCGATTTTGTTAAGCGCACTCAATGAGAGCTCGTACGAGCTCGCAGCGCATTTGGCGTTGCCCAAAGATGTCCAAGAAGTGCCGTACGAGGACATATTAAAATTACTGGACGACCATTTCACTCCCAAGTTAACCGGGTTCGGCGAGCGGCATAACTTTTACTCTGCAACGCAGCAACGAGAGGAGTCATACCCACAGTGGGCGGCTAGACTGCGAGGACTGTCAGTGCATTGTGCGTTTAAAAACGTAGAAGAAGCATTACGTGACCGTTTCGTTATGGGGATGCTGCCGGGCAGggaaaaagaaaaattgtaCGCTCAAGATTTATCCGCGTTAACGTTAGCGAAGGCGGTAGAACTCGCGGAAAACATTCGTCGCGCGCGGGCAGGCGCGGCCgtggccggcgccggcgccggcgccgctgcCGTTACTCCGGGATCGTCGGAATCGTCGGCCTCCGAGTTATTTAAGATCACGCGCGGTGGTAAAAACGAGGGAAGTGCAAAGGTGAAGTGTTCGGTGTGCGGCTACACCAACCATAGTGCGTCACAGTGTCGTTTCGCTAAGTTTACATgtaaaaagtgtaataaaaaaggGCATCTCCGTAAGATGTGCACTAGCGTAAATTACGTTAATGTATCGGCGGATTGTCAGGGCGATAACGACGACGATGGTAAGTTATATTACATTCGTTCTTTCCGGGGTGAGCCTATGGTTGAAACGGTGAAAATAAATGGTCGAAAGTTAAAATTTGAAATCGACACTGGTTCTGCGGTGACCGTTGTTTCTTACATTACGTACAAAATGCATTTTAAAGATGTACCAttgttacctacaaaaaaaagattAGTCACTTATTCAGGCCAACATCTACAATGTAAGGGTAGTGCACGATCGACAGTAGAATACGCGGGTAGCACTCGCGCATTGAACGTGTATGTTGTTAACGACGACGGCCCGCCGTTGCTAGGCAGAGATTTTATTGCTTTGTTTAGATTGCAACTTACACCTGTGCAAACGGTGcattattgtaatgataaattacTTATAGGTAGCACTGACTTAGAGAAACAGTATCCCAAATTATTTTCAGGTAATTTAGGGTTATTCAATAAGTATAAGGTCAACTTAAGGCTTAAAGAGGACGCAAAACCTGTTTTTTTTAGAGCGCGGCCGGTAGCGTTCGCATTACGCGATACCGTTAGCAAAGAAATTGATAGGCTTGTCAATTTAGGGGTTCTGAAGCCAGTTGATCATTCCGAGTATGCCTCACCTGTAGTGCCAGTTTTAAAGAAAAATGGTTCAGTGCGTTTATGTGCAGATTATTCCGTCAGCATAAATAAACAGCTACTTATCGATCAATATCCGCTGCCTACAATAAACGAACTGTTTTCAAAGTTACACGGGGGGAAAACGTTCACAAAGTTAGATCTGTCCATGGCATATAACCAGTTCGAACTAGACGAAGACTCACAAAGGTTGACTTGCATAAACACGCACCGTGGATTATTTCGCTTTACACGTCTCGTTTTTGGGCTGGCGTCTGCGCCAGCGATATTTCAGCGAGCCATGGAATGCGTGCTCGCAGGCCTCGACGGCGTGCTGTGCCTGCTCGACGACGTGCTCATCACGGGCGCCGACGCCGCCCAGCACCAGGCCAGGTTAAAGGTAGTGTTGCAAAGACTACAAGATGCGGGACTGGTATTGCAACGGGATAAATGTGAGTTTTTTAAGGACGAGATTAGCTATTTAggctatataataaataaagaaggtttaaaaaaatcaccaGAGAAAATTAAAGCCATAGTTGAAGCACCGGTGCCAACAAACATTAGTCAGTTACAATCATTCTTAGGGCTAAGTAActactaccgaaattttgttccgGGCGCCTCGACTATACTCAGTCCATTATAtgacctacttaaaaagaatacAAAATGGGAGTGGTCAGCGTTGCATAACGACGcttttaacaaaattaaaagACATCTGGTGTCTGATCAGGTTCTTACACACTTTAACCCTAAAGCAAAACTTTTTTTGACCTGTGATGCATCACCTAGTGGCCTTGGGGCTATTTTGTCACAATTAGATTCGGACGGAGTCGAGCGGCCGGTCGCATTTGCCTCGCGCACTCTAAACCCCGCTGAAAAAAGGTACGCGCAaatacagcgggaagcgaccgCAATAATATATGCAGTGCGACGCTTCCATCAGTATTTGTACGGTAGGGCAGAGCCGTTTGTATTGAGAACGGACCACAAGCCCTTAACTTCAATATTTGGGCCCTACAAAGGCATCCCCGAGGTCTCAGCGAATCGTTTACAAAGATATGCATTATTTCTCAGCGGTTATAATTACACAATAGAATATGTGCGTAGTGCGGACAATAGTGCAGACTTTTTGTCTCGGGCAAGCCTGCCGGGGGAGCGCGGGCGGGGCGCGGAGCCAGCACTCGCCGATAGTGATAAGGCCGCATATGTTTGTTTTGTTGCAGACGGGGCAAAACCATTAACTCTAAATGAATTACAGATAGGTACCCGGACAGATGCGATATTAAATatcgtaagtaggtatatcctCAATGGTTGGCCGAATAAAATTACCGATGTGCGTCTGAAGCCTTACCATTTATGTAGAACTCAGTTAGCTGTAGAAAATGGTATTATTATGCGGGGTCACAAAGCGGTAGTTCCACAGTCGCTTCGCGATAAAGTTCTGGCAGAACTGCATACGTCACATCTAGGAATAGTTAAAACTAAAGCAGAGGCTCGGGCTCGGTTCTGGTTTCCAGGGATTGACAGGGCTTTGGAGACGTTTTtgggttcgtgtgaggtgtgcCAGCAGTTGCGGCCGTCCCCGCCCCGCGCGCCGCCGGCGCCGTGGCCCCAGACTGCGCGTTGTTTTGAAAGGTTACACATTGATTTCCTCGGGCCGCTATATGGCCATACGTATTTAGTAATCGTAGATACTTATAGTAAATGGCTTGAGGTATATCCCATGGTTAGTACGACATCTACGGCCGTAGTAGACAAGTTATGCGACTTTATTTCCAGATTCGGGTTACCAAAAACAATAGTAAGTGACAATGGTACTGCTTTTTGCTCGCAAgaatttactagattttgtgaCCTTAACGACATAAAACATATTACGTCACCAGCCTACCATCCCGCCAGTAACGGCCAAGCCGAGAGTTTTGTTAAGATCACAAAAAAAGGTATTAAGTCGAGCATGTTAACGGGTAAAAATGATAGACAGAGGCGGTTActcttattaagatatttaatggATTATCGCAATTCAATACATTCAACCACGGGCTGCGCTCCGTCACAGTTAGTATTTGGTCATAAAATAAGATGTAGACTTGATGTGTCGAATCCATCCTCGGAGTTATCGCCCTTATCATCTGCCGAG
This region includes:
- the LOC134655301 gene encoding uncharacterized protein K02A2.6-like — its product is MSAVFGVLPTFDHNVQVWKNYKSRVCQWFIANNITEATDAQGQKRRAILLSALNESSYELAAHLALPKDVQEVPYEDILKLLDDHFTPKLTGFGERHNFYSATQQREESYPQWAARLRGLSVHCAFKNVEEALRDRFVMGMLPGREKEKLYAQDLSALTLAKAVELAENIRRARAGAAVAGAGAGAAAVTPGSSESSASELFKITRGGKNEGSAKVKCSVCGYTNHSASQCRFAKFTCKKCNKKGHLRKMCTSVNYVNVSADCQGDNDDDGKLYYIRSFRGEPMVETVKINGRKLKFEIDTGSAVTVVSYITYKMHFKDVPLLPTKKRLVTYSGQHLQCKGSARSTVEYAGSTRALNVYVVNDDGPPLLGRDFIALFRLQLTPVQTVHYCNDKLLIGSTDLEKQYPKLFSGNLGLFNKYKVNLRLKEDAKPVFFRARPVAFALRDTVSKEIDRLVNLGVLKPVDHSEYASPVVPVLKKNGSVRLCADYSVSINKQLLIDQYPLPTINELFSKLHGGKTFTKLDLSMAYNQFELDEDSQRLTCINTHRGLFRFTRLVFGLASAPAIFQRAMECVLAGLDGVLCLLDDVLITGADAAQHQARLKVVLQRLQDAGLVLQRDKCEFFKDEISYLGYIINKEGLKKSPEKIKAIVEAPVPTNISQLQSFLGLSNYYRNFVPGASTILSPLYDLLKKNTKWEWSALHNDAFNKIKRHLVSDQVLTHFNPKAKLFLTCDASPSGLGAILSQLDSDGVERPVAFASRTLNPAEKRYAQIQREATAIIYAVRRFHQYLYGRAEPFVLRTDHKPLTSIFGPYKGIPEVSANRLQRYALFLSGYNYTIEYVRSADNSADFLSRASLPGERGRGAEPALADSDKAAYVCFVADGAKPLTLNELQIGTRTDAILNIVSRYILNGWPNKITDVRLKPYHLCRTQLAVENGIIMRGHKAVVPQSLRDKVLAELHTSHLGIVKTKAEARARFWFPGIDRALETFLGSCEVCQQLRPSPPRAPPAPWPQTARCFERLHIDFLGPLYGHTYLVIVDTYSKWLEVYPMVSTTSTAVVDKLCDFISRFGLPKTIVSDNGTAFCSQEFTRFCDLNDIKHITSPAYHPASNGQAESFVKITKKGIKSSMLTGKNDRQRRLLLLRYLMDYRNSIHSTTGCAPSQLVFGHKIRCRLDVSNPSSELSPLSSAESVINKPVKIQQCSPCKEYESRNFKKGELILYKKYVNKSQFNWCKGTIDKRIGKVLYLIKDYYTDIIIKKHKNQIIKINGTIADDSPGDQSLTDLDEYLPSADPPPPSPPTPPPPSPLLTPPPLPPPPSLQPTPPPPSLPPSPPPPLPLSPLPPPPPTPSPPTTDGGSVPPPDPSSPSGDTPELSREGKGSVPSDAEFQEAESFTDSSEDTDTEMVPTEAEQQSTQCVRSDARNRLRRRSKLNVDFKKYF